From the genome of Acidobacteriota bacterium:
TGCATCAGCTTGCGGCGAAGGCTTCTGACCAGCACCAGATCGACCAGGACTTCATCGAGGCAGTGATTCGAGCGGAGAGTGCGGGCAATCCGCGTGCCCGCTCGCCCAAGGGCGCGCAGGGATTGATGCAGCTCATGCCCCAGACCGCCAGCCGGCTGGGCGTGACCGACGCCTACGATCCGGCCGCGAACGTGGACGCCGGCACCCGACACCTGCGAGCGCTACTCGAGCAGTACAACGGCGATGCGGTGAAGGCGCTGGCCGCGTACAACGCCGGCGAAGGTCGCGTGGCCCAGTATCACGGCGTGCCGCCGTATCGCGAGACGCAGGCCTACGTGCGCCGCATCATCCGCGAGTACAACGCGAAGAAGCTGGCCCAGCAGAGGGCCGCCGCGAAGGATAAGACGCAGAAGGCGCAGAAGAAGACCATCGCCGCTGCCACGGGAACAAACGCCTCCACCTCCGGCAACTAGCTTCCCAACCAGCCGGTAGTGGGTCAGTTTGAGTTCCTTGGTCACCAGACAATAGTGACGATTTCGGCCACACCAAAGGCAACCCACCAGATCGCTTTCCCGCGCTGCCCCGCCAACCAAAAGCCACTTGCTGCACTGAAGCAAAGAATTGCGCTTGTCCATCCGCTTGCCCACGCAGCGGGCTTGCTCAGCATGTTCAAGATTTTCATTGAACCATCCTAGCCTGATTTCATTTCAATCTGACCCACTTACCCACCAGCCATCCGCACTAGCCACTGACGCCTACCGTCATTTACTGTCACAGGGTGACCAAGCGCCGCGCAATCATCCTCGCCGTCGTCTTCGCCGCGCTTGCGGGACTCGTCTACCTGCAGTTCCGGACGTGGAAGAGCTTCGACTGGGATATCTTCCTCCATGAGACGCGGCAAGCCGACCCCAGGCGCCTGCTCACCGCCGTGGCGTTCATCTACTCGGTCTATTACCTGCGCGCGCTGCGCTGGAAGATCTTCCTGCTTCCGGTGCGCAAGACGTCGGCAGCGAGGCTGACGCCCGCGCAGTTCATCGGCTTCACCGGGCTCGCGCTGCTCGGCCGTCCCGGCGAATTCATCCGGCCATACCTGATCGCGCGGCGCGAGGAGCTGCCCTTCCCTTCGCAGATCGCCGTCTGGATGGTGGAGCGCATCTTTGATAGCGGTTCGGTCGCCATCCTGCTGGCGTTGGCGCTGCTCTCGCACCGGCTGCATACCATCCCTTTCCTGGCGGAGAACCGGCAGGTGATGCACCGGCTCAACGAGATGGGATACCTGCTGGTCGCGGGCGTGGCCTTCGTCGCACTCGCGGCATTGGTCATCCGGCGCAATGGCAACGCGCTCGCCGACTGGTTCGAGGCCAGGCTGCGGCGCCCGCTCCCTAAGGTTGCAGAACTGGTCGCCCAAAAGGTGCGCAGCTTCGGCGCCGGGCTGAACACCATCCACAGCGTCTTCTCCTTCTTCCAGCTACTCGGGATCTCGCTGCTCATCTGGGCCATCGTCGGCCTGGCGTACGCGGAGGTGATACGGGCATATCCTGACCCCCGCCTGCACTCGATCGAGCTGCCGCACGTGGCCCTGCTCATGGTCGCGAGCATGGCCGGCTCCATGCTCCAGCTGCCCGGCATCGGCGGCGGCTCACAGCTGGCGACCATCGCCGTCCTCTCGCGCATATTCGAGGTGCCGAAGGAGCTGGCGGCAAGCTGCGGCGTCATGCTCTGGCTGGTCACGTTCATGGCCGTCATCCCGGCGGGCCTGTTCCTCGCCCACCGCGAGCACGTCAGCCTGCGCGAGCTCGAAGCCGAGTCGCACGCCAAAGAGGTAGCGAAAGATTGAGCCAATGGTAGAATCCGCCTTTCCATGAAATGTCCATTCTGCGGGTTCGTGAATGACAAGGTGGTTGATTCGCGCGAGAGCAAGGAAGGCGAATCGATCCGCCGCCGGCGTGAGTGCCTGAAGTGCGAGAAGCGCTTCACCACCTACGAGCGCATCGACGAGATCCCGTACATGGTGGTAAAGAAGGACGGGCGCCGGGAGAAGTTCGACCGCCAGAAGGTGCTCTCGGGCATTCTGCGCGCGTGCGAAAAGCGCCCCGTCTCGATGGGCAAGATGGAGCAGATCGTCAACGAGGTCGAGACCTACGTGATCGACTCGTCCGAGCGCGAGCGCAAGACCAGCGAGGTCGGCGAAGTCATCATGCAGCGGCTTAAGAAGCTGGACAAAGTGGCCTACGTCCGCTTCGCTTCCGTCTACATGGACTTCAAAGACGTGAAAGAATTCATGAACGAGCTGAAAGACCTGCTCAAAGATAAGGTAACCACCGCAAAGGCGAAGTGATGGCGCACAAAGTAACGCTCATACCGGGAGACGGGATCGGCCCAGAAGTGGTCGGCGCGGTGGTGCGCATCCTCGAAGCCACCGGAGTGAAGTTCGACTGGGAAAGCTTCGCCGCCGGCGCCGAGGCTTACGAGAAGTTCCATGAGTACATCCCG
Proteins encoded in this window:
- a CDS encoding lytic transglycosylase domain-containing protein, coding for MQPLKKLVTAAMLAVAVPALAADVAVLRNGFEIRHQRREAAGDKTRLYVSTSGYVEVATGDIAGIQQEEYVAPPVSTATASRRLEPVDVHQLAAKASDQHQIDQDFIEAVIRAESAGNPRARSPKGAQGLMQLMPQTASRLGVTDAYDPAANVDAGTRHLRALLEQYNGDAVKALAAYNAGEGRVAQYHGVPPYRETQAYVRRIIREYNAKKLAQQRAAAKDKTQKAQKKTIAAATGTNASTSGN
- a CDS encoding flippase-like domain-containing protein, with product MTKRRAIILAVVFAALAGLVYLQFRTWKSFDWDIFLHETRQADPRRLLTAVAFIYSVYYLRALRWKIFLLPVRKTSAARLTPAQFIGFTGLALLGRPGEFIRPYLIARREELPFPSQIAVWMVERIFDSGSVAILLALALLSHRLHTIPFLAENRQVMHRLNEMGYLLVAGVAFVALAALVIRRNGNALADWFEARLRRPLPKVAELVAQKVRSFGAGLNTIHSVFSFFQLLGISLLIWAIVGLAYAEVIRAYPDPRLHSIELPHVALLMVASMAGSMLQLPGIGGGSQLATIAVLSRIFEVPKELAASCGVMLWLVTFMAVIPAGLFLAHREHVSLRELEAESHAKEVAKD
- the nrdR gene encoding transcriptional regulator NrdR is translated as MKCPFCGFVNDKVVDSRESKEGESIRRRRECLKCEKRFTTYERIDEIPYMVVKKDGRREKFDRQKVLSGILRACEKRPVSMGKMEQIVNEVETYVIDSSERERKTSEVGEVIMQRLKKLDKVAYVRFASVYMDFKDVKEFMNELKDLLKDKVTTAKAK